ATGACAAATATTACATGTTCAGAATCCAAATTAAACACACAACGATTTAGAAGCGAGACATCGtcaaattactattaaaaataactgaaattcgttaatttattttattgttttcaatgttttaacctcaaaaacaaattattaccAAAACCGTTCAATCCATTCAACATTAACAAATTACAGTTTATAATCTGtattaatgaatgaatgattacGAACGAAAGATTTTCAGCAACACCATCTAGCGGTGAGAAGCTGAGCTGTAGTTTTTGTAACTAGCAACATCGATAAAAATGACGGAAATCTGCTCAAAAAGCTTATACTCCACATACTGAaatctgcaaataaaaaaacaactgtcaaaagaAGCAATAAAATTTCGCGCTTAATTGTGACATTACTCGTGATTACtttgtgtttttatgaatagtattataaaataatttgtaaattaaccaaagaagaagaaatataaataatatggcCCGAACTAAAGCATCTGTGGGCGCTAAAGGTATGTAAAAAGACTTCATTGGTTCTGTACTTATATATGTTTTAGCCGGCGCAATTAACCTTTATTACAACCTTTTGTCGCCCTTACGTAAATGTAATAGATactcatataatatatacacCTGCTCGCGACTTTGCTTGCGATAGATCTCATCCTTAATGTAATTTACAAAGCATTTCTCACAAAAAGAGACTGAGTTTTCCCATCTTACATGAGTTATTCAAACACAATAATCgtataaattgttttgataagaATTGCCCTGCGAGAGTTAACAACTTATAACAATTGCTGCATTTTGTGGCATCCTgctatatatttagtttatctgAAGTGaacataaattaatgtttaagcTACTCAATATGTTAAATAACGCGGACATAAGCTGAGTGTCTCCGTGATAccagtcacgcttgttgtttaacataacaacagttcaccacaaacacttacactactttgacactaggttgacagtgcaataaagcaataaaatttatatacttggtctaaatattaaatgtatattacATTTCAGTGGCAGCTGGTAAAAGCAGCAAGGCAAGATGCAGTGTAGCTCCTGTACCTAGCAGTTCTGGAACATCaggtatttgtttgaaaatcatCTCTTTCTAGAAAACCCTTTTTGTGGGTGACAGAAAATACTAATCGATGACTTTTCTGCTTGTAACTTTGTCTGTGTGAAGATATTTCTTAGAGTCAAAAGTATTCTATCTTTTCATGCAGGTCAATAACTATTTAGTTACtttatataatgtttgtaatttcaTCGAAATAGGCTTAGTAGTTTTGGCACGATTGAGCCACAGACATTTGTACAAACGTGTCATCAAAAGTTTGTAGAAAgcatataataatgattatttattcatgaactTTCAGGTGCCTCCAGTTTACGACTAGCTTCAGGTGGAGGTAACCCAGTCTGTCCCCGAGAGACTCCTAAATGGCAGAAACCTATCACTAACTTCTTCATCTGCAAGGATGGAGAGAACAAAAATGTTGATGTAGAAGAAGAGTTAGAAGCAGgtaacttattaataatatactattatttatatattattttgttgctgGTAGTGAATATTATTGACTGCCTCAGTGGTGGggttggtagtgtatgcgaAAGCCGCGCAAGAAGTCTCGGGTACGAATCCTGGGTCAGGCAAAAAAGCCTTATCTATGATTTCTgctaagaatttctcagagatttcCCGAAGTTAGCAAGTTGAGGTCCTAAATCTCTGTGCCTCGGAGCATGTAAAGCCTGCAGTCTTGCGCCgaacctctcactggtcgtgtcggttatccatCTCGTGAGCAGTCCGGACACATAAATGACTTCGTTAAATTCGCAAACGCAAACTGCATAGTCGTATACCAACATGTCATTAATAAGTTTACATGGCtaattaccaatattttttttcaggaaCTTCAAAATCTTCACCAAAGAAACCCACAATCCAATCAGGCGACGAAGAAGAAGTATTGTCAGAACAGCCCAAAAACTCTGTCCTAGAAGAGAGCATTCCTCTGGAACCATTATCAGGAGAAGACAGCCATAAGATAGAGGAATACTATTCTAAGAGTAATAAGGGGAAGGGAGTGGGAAAGAGGACGAAAGGCAAGGAGAATAGagagaagagagagagagaagatGATGAAGAGAGTGTTAATAAGAAGATTAAGATTAATTGAAAGTGTTGTGAAAATATGAGTTCAGAGATTTTAAAGTGTCATGCTACACCCATAtccggttcggcaatatttatcgagcAACTAAAACCGACTCAAAGCAATCATGGCTTGTGGCCTGACTATAACTTTTTAACTGCACATTTAGTGCGATAGTAAAAGTGATCACATcgtcgcaataaccgtagcgtcgCCTGTTCGAATCCAACCCGAGACAAATGTTTCTGTGATGAGCAAACATTTGTCTCCTATGAGATTTTGAGTGGCATTTTTTCCGAACATTCATCTACTTACATATATTCGGTTTTTAGGTCGATGAATGCAGACAGGATTTTGTGTGTAGCAGTAGCAGTAGTAAGTCATGATTGATTTAAGAGAGACTTTTTTTAACTATCGGGACTTGTAAACATGGTACTATACTGCTAAACTAACTGCCTATTTGGCGCCTGatcatcaaatattttagtgtttatcTAAAACCTACACACGGCAAGgaacttttaaataatgttacaattcTGCCCCCGATAGTTGAAAAGACGCATCTAAAATTTTTGTCGAAAATGAGTTATCACTGGAACCAGCAAAAAAGCCGCCCTGccgatatttttaatatttttcaatgtcGCTCTGTGTCAGGTTTTAGCTTAGCAAAATAAATCGTTTTTGTATGCGTTTTTACACTAATTTGaggattaaaatatttttttctctgtttCTATTTCTGGTTAGGTGTCTTTTCATTTATTGGGGGCAGAATTGTATTGTTAATTAACCaatctacaataaaattatcaaaataatgtaattataatgatgAAATGAGCTATTTCTTACTATTGATGCCAATGtcagttttaaactttatactaattcctTTTTGTTTGATGATATAAACATGTAATGTggctatttttaaaagtattttatatttgtccTATTTTAATACGGGTTTTCGTAAGAATGATGACAgggtaacaaaaatataataattagtcTACCAGtcagataatataaaaatatctgacATGTATTTttcgtggtcacctcgccgcaataaccgtagcgccgcgtgtggttacaatcccacccgggactaatatttgtgtgatgagcacgagtatctgttctgagcctggttgttaacctatataagtatgtatttagaagtatataagtatgtttatcagttatttggttacagtacaagctctgcttagtttggaatcaaattacaattagaaaaaatacgtgtcgaatatttttttatgaatctgACAAATGGACAGAAATCATCCCTgtttatgtatgaatttgtatgaaatgttgTATGATCGTTTGTGTTGACTATAGTGACTACCCCCTATGGGGGAgtgtcgtgatattatgtattttataagattGTGTTAGTATTATAAGAACAATTTTGTGGaccaaaataaatagaattataagttttacaagttttttttatttgatattcaCAGTTAGCTCATTATTCCGCCCGGACACTGAAACCACGTAAACCTACCCtgagaaattatattatttttcctgaaaactgcatgaaaacaaatgttttttttacaactcccgcactaagaattgttcttgtgtcgcagggacttttacaaacatacaaacaaccacaaaatacaaccatacacgaaacaactatttgtggatcacacatataattgttccgtgtgggaatcgagacCCCGTCCTCCAGAAGCAACGACAGTGGCGTGGCGATATAAGCCACTGCCACGGAGATAGACAAAATTACAGCGGGGTTCCACGATCTAACgagctttccgaaacacggaggaactcggaatGTATAATACTGTCACCCGTCCGTCCTCAGAACagcctcggcaagcatagcttaacctcagagatcgatccgcgcggttgttgttaactaagccagcTCTGAGCCTATTTCTAACAAACCAGTAATATTTTACTGACATACGCATTATTGTTCAAGGTAATAAAACACCTGTCGTATGTGTGAAATGATTTCTTATTTTGTTCCGcaattattcatatttgtaaCGCATTATTTTAACACTGATTTGTTTTGTTGCTGTGCGGTAGAGAATAGAACCGCTGGGCAGCGGGTTCGAATCCCTGTCggtacttacttattaattCAGGGGTAAGCTCAACACTACATCAAATATAGCAAATGCTTTTACATACTTTTACgattaaactactgaaccgagtTTCAAGAAATCTATTTAtcttagcctttctttcaaactaatatatgttggagtcgacttccagtctcaccggatgcagctgaatataaGTATTCGagatggagcgactgtctatcagacctccacaacccagttacttgggttataacacgacccttcggtaagactggttgtcagactttcaagcttctgactactgttaacgactgtcaaagatcttcgaaaatttCACGGgaccgggacccacaatttcaCGGGATTTAAAGGGAGGAACTCGattgtataagatggtcacccatccacagatcaacctcggcaagcgtggcctaacctcagagatcgatccgcgcggctgttgttataACTAAGCTTAAACTAGCAAGTCATTCAGACCATAGAGATAAACGAACTCAACTCaaagaatacattttcaaaGACAACATTTTGCATGTTTTAGTccatatttacattaaaataagttttgtttgaaaactttacaattttaagatctttgttgttatttaagatgtcaaaaataataatggattatttaaaaatcacaattatttatgctTTTCAACTTTATATTCTAACTAGCGGATCTGGCTAGTAACTGTcactgtggcgcagtcggtagtgaaTCCGACTGTTGAGCATGAGTTCTCGGGTTTGGTTCTTGGGTCGAGCAAAGTATTGGactattctaatttatattagaatgtttCTTAATattagcccggagtttggtaacgtgcccggaaTATGGCAATAGACCCGCCCTCtgttacatgagactaacattgttaatagcgaaacgtgggtgtatttcatacacatgcGAGTATAACAGGTATTATGAAACTATGATGATTCAGGGTACCGtgttacccaggtaactgtgttgtggaggtcagatagacagtcgctccatgtaaaatactggtattcagctgcatccggtgagactggaagccgactccaacatagcttggaagaaaggctaggctataACAATATCATTCGGAGAAGTCATTGATCTGGCTTAAGTCCGAACCGTCGACCTCTTGCATGTGCAATAAATGAtgcttttcatacatttttaaaacctttGGCGATTGAAAAAAGTGGTAGTGAGTTTGTTGCTGAATTTTCTCATAAGgctgtacactttccgagctagtggtagattcagtaattgtaacgactatcgtaagtgtcaatatttgacctaaattaataagtgatttgattttgatttttcaaTACGAAGTTTTCAAAAAGCTATTTTTGCAAACCACATAAAGAAACTCTCGgcgaatatatttaaaatgaaatttcaaggtttttgaatattttaacgcattttagtgttagttattaatattctattctattacaATAGGCCTGTTTGTGAATTATGAGTTAAAATTTGTATATAAGACAACTTATATTTGCTAATAAGTACATACGGACTTTAGTTTTCGGAGAGAAAGCAACTACATACTTTAAAATGAAGACCTTCTTTGCTATTTGCCTTTTCGtggtaagtttttaataatttattgtatggttagtcaacctagtgtcaaagtagtgtaagtgtttgtggtgaacagttgttatgttaaacaacaagcgtgacttgtatcacggagacgctcagctcaaacactgcacctacatctatgtaatgtacaagttaacacactGAGCGTTTACTGATCAGTGTGTGCAACTAGATATGAATGTATTAATAAgacttcttttatttttaaccctcGAAAACAAAATTTCGAAATTTCATGATTTTGAAAGTCTATTAACGCAGGATACATTTGACCCCAGGAAATTATTCCACGCGGATAATATCTCATGAACTATAATTGTCAGCCCATTGTGTGTATCTGAAGATCgaccaacatctatttttcataccccttaaTGATAAGGGAGAAACCCCTTATCATTAAGGgccatttctttttaaattaatgtggtaaaacaacatttgccaggtttgttgtttgtttgtcgtatggttagtggtcaacctagtgtcaaagttgttcaagccgcccgagaggcctttgacgtggtttaacgactgttatcttagtagacaacaaccgggagcgattttttacgtgccctccgaagcacggagacgcccagttcaaataccactatacggtcacccatctatggaatgaccgggTGAATGAATTTGTTCAGCTAgtgatttataacaatatatttttattactaggtatatcaatttatttcagGTACTCGCTACCGTCGTAGTGGACGCCGGGTCTCTGATTCTAAGACGGggtaagattataataattttgtatattactgtcccactgctgggcaagggtcttctcccgtaatgagggagggattaggccttgagtcgattaggcctagtgcgggttggggactttgcataccttcaagaactgtgttatagaactctcagacatgcaaggatgcatcacgatgttttccttcaccgtaggaacaagtgataatcatttctaatacacacataacttgtaaAAGTCTTTGGTGTGACGCCTCAGGTTCGAaccaaccacttgcgtggaaagTGCCCATTTAAAACACTTACatgtaagtaagtacttattatatttaattttaaacatatagATTTGGATGAGGAATCAGCGTCGTCCCCACCGGCGCCCGAGCCTTCATCGGAGCCCGAACAGAAGACAGATGAGAGCCCTGTCCCCCCTCCGTCAGAAGAACCTTCCACTACCGAAGGTATAGACACCACAGTCACGGAATCTTATGCCGAGGACCCTTCGTCCGCAGCCCCCTCAGACGATTAATTCAATACTTTTTATAACCACATTGTCACTTTGTCGTAACTTTAGAAATAATAGGttaaaggcacgttaaattacgggtctcggctgtcattttgaaatctttgacagtcgtttacAACAGCTAGAAATAATAGATATGCCttaaaggcacgttaaattacgggtctcggctgtcattttgaaatttttgacAGATAACAACAGCCGCATCGATCTCTGATGTATAGATGGGTAATGTTTTGCATAtggagttcctccgtgtttcatAAGCAACATTAAATTCTGtgttccggctgtcattttctaagatctctgacagtcgttaacagtagtcagaagcttgaaagtttgacaaccagtcttatttagtatcgtgttataacccaggaaactgtgttgtggaggtctgatagacagtcgctccatgtaaaatactggtattcagtgTCGACAGAGTGATGATGTGGTACGGCTTTCTTTAGTTAAAAATgatgttattttagttatttcaaattgttttggttttaatttaattctgtgAATAAAAGATTTAGAACATATTAATTAAGGATTTTTATTTGACTTCAAACTGTTTACAcccataaaatcacacctttttcctaTAGAGCTAGACGGTGATGAgaaaacgtcacttggtacgatccttacaaacttcctttccTTTCTTTGTGAGGCGCTCATAACCAGTTGTGCTCAcgggtcggtaaacgatctgtgggttaagcgacctttggcgcggtcattctatagatgggtgaccgcatagtggtatttgagcgtctccgtgcttcaatAGGCACATAAAATGTtggtcccggtggttgtcaattaaaataacagtcgttaagccatgtcaaaggcctacgggcggcttgagcaactttgaaactaggttagtcactaaccatacgatagatagatagaactTCCTttccttcattcacatctatagtTACATGTTATCATACAATACCTTTATTCCTCTACCCAaccggcacttggccagcgtggtagactcaaggcctaaccgctccccctcgtttgggagcagacccttgcccagcagtgggacagtaatgggcgaaaaaaagaaaaacatttgatAACAACCATAATATTGTCGTTATATATTCGTAAgcttaatttagtttttctttgtaGGGTTTCTGTATTGCCCATAGTCTAGTTATACGATGCGTCACAGTTGCTGAAAGTTCTCGAAAATTAGCCaatacctatgtataaataatatattactgacGCAAGTTtgattttcaataaacaaatatttatatattatacaaatatatactttgttataattttacgaACATCTGTGAATACTTCTACCTAATATGTAGAAGCAACTGTTCAAATCTTATTACtccattctaatattataaatgcgaaagtttgtgagattgtatgtatgttacccTTTAACgtaaactactgaatggattttgatgaattttgtcACATAGGTAGTTtatagcctttcttctaactatgttggagtcgtcttccagtctcaccggatgcagctgaataccagtattgtacatggagcgactgtgtctatcagacctccacaacacagttataacacaatacccttcggtcagactggttatcagactttcaagcttctgactactgttaacgactatcaaatatatttaaaaatcaaactcAAAatctgggacccacaatttaacgtgccttcgaACCAACGAAAcacggcaagcgtagcttaacctcagagatctatccgctgttgttaactaagccacgagctgcttagtaaaataattatcacttgttccaacggtgaaggaaaacatcataatgcaaccttgcatgtctgagagttctataacacagttcttgaaggtatgcaaagtccccaacgaccccaacccgcactagaCCTAatcgactcaaggcctaatccctccctcattacggaaggagatccttgctcagcagtgggacagagtAATaggtcaatttatttttatgcaacaCTAGAGGCCGCACGCGACGACATCTGCGTGGAAACGCTTCCATAACCCGTTATTCCCGTGTAAATACCGATCCCTCGGCAACTCCGGGATAGCCTACaagttattctgggtcttcagctacctatataccaaatttcatcgtaatcggttcagtagcatttgcgtgaaagagtaacaaacatccatacatacctacaaacatactcacaaactttcgcatttaaaatattagcagGATTCGGGGCTCCCGGAGAGGCTGAAAGATTTTCATAGTAAAAGAAGTCGCAGTAATAACTTAGTGTTATAATTAAATGGAACCAATTTTAGTTACGGTAGAGGCCTCTTTTCCAAggttttaacaaacatacaaacaaagacaTATGTCTTACTAATTATATAACAAAAGGGCCTAACAAATTACGAATTATAACAGGGTTGTCACGTACGAATTAAGTTTAtgtaatactagcttttgcctgcgacttcgtccggtttgtgacttaggacagaattttcatacaaactttcatcccctattttattcccttgggggtagaattgatcaaaatgctttcttagcggatgcctacgtcataacatctacctgcatgccaaaattcagctcgatccgtccagtggtttgtgctgtgcgttgatagatcactatgtcagtcagtaaccattgacccggcaaacgttgttttgccataaagatttttaaaaacatagtgtcactaaggggtatgaaaaatagatgttggccgattctcagacctactcaatatgctcacaaaatttcaagagaatcggtcaagccgtttcggaggagtacggtaactaacattgtgacatggaaatctatactaatattataaagctgaagagtttgtttgattgtttgtttgtttgaacgcgctaatctcagaaactacgggtccgatttgaaaaattcttttagtcttagatagcccatttattgaggaaggctataggatatataacatcacgctacggtcattaggagcggagaagcaacgaaaaatgttacaaaaacggggaaaattttgacgctagcgaagttgggcgggtcagctagtttgatatataagataatatttattatattttttgtcattcgAGCCAGCCCTGTTTTAGcataaataataagtacaatagaatattaaaatattgttatattacgcACTAATTCAAGTACTAAGTAGTTATAAATACGGATGATTTGTGTAACATATTGTCAATCGTTGAAACAATCACCAACATGAAGTTCTTTGCTATTTTCTTCTTGCTCGCTTTATTGGTaagaaacttatttatttacttcttatcgtatagttagtcaacctagtgtcaaagttgttcaagactgAAAACCGTTGAATTGGCTTTACGACtaaattatcttaattgacaacaactaggaccgacattttacgtgcgctccgaagcacagagacggtCCTCTAATACCACCATTTACACATAGTTCGTGCTAAAATTTGTTCTTTGcactgatcgtttactgaccgttGAGCAATTAGCAATGAgtgtctaaaaaaataattataatgttaatatttttattaaaaccattcCACGATAAACTTAGTTTGGAGTTTGGCGAAAGCCATCTTAAATGAAATAGTATGACATGCCCTTTCCTCTTGTGTTAATTATTCCGTGAAATTCCGTGGCTCGTGATCGTCACACAGGACTacgagagtgatgtaatagagagtgtacctgtgtattgtacacatgatactataaacaaactaCATCACAGTTGACTAGTTTCAAAGAAATTGTTGACGACCGAATATTAGTGTgaaagattatttaattttattattgttttttacagATCAGTGCAGTGCTCTGCGCCCCACAGGAGGTAAGTTAAGCTGTCTTTGACAaggacattacatagatggtcttttttaaagacaagtcccgcactaagaattgctcttgtgtcgcggggactattacaagcatacaaacaacggacacaaagcacaaccagacccgaaacaattatttgtgaatcgcacaaataattgtttcgtgtgagaatcgaacccacgacctcccgacgcaatggtagcggcgtagtgccctaaactactgcgccacgagTCAAGTCAAATGCAAGATGCAAGCTTAGTGGTATTTTTTTTCACAGTAATAGCCGCGTGCCCcatatatctatataagtatgtatttaaaagtatataagtatatttatcagttatttggttaccatacaAGTTCAGCTTGGTTTGGAATCAAAGAACCGTGTGTgggttgtccaatgatatttaaatttttaataacaaataatataatttttatgacttatgtgtgttcggtagtgttggtagcagctccttacatcatcaatgatttatacccaatagaaatattgtcaaaccatttgac
Above is a window of Anticarsia gemmatalis isolate Benzon Research Colony breed Stoneville strain chromosome 30, ilAntGemm2 primary, whole genome shotgun sequence DNA encoding:
- the LOC142985466 gene encoding uncharacterized protein LOC142985466, producing the protein MARTKASVGAKVAAGKSSKARCSVAPVPSSSGTSGASSLRLASGGGNPVCPRETPKWQKPITNFFICKDGENKNVDVEEELEAGTSKSSPKKPTIQSGDEEEVLSEQPKNSVLEESIPLEPLSGEDSHKIEEYYSKSNKGKGVGKRTKGKENREKREREDDEESVNKKIKIN